One window of the Streptomyces sp. TS71-3 genome contains the following:
- a CDS encoding 1-aminocyclopropane-1-carboxylate deaminase/D-cysteine desulfhydrase — MTPPGPRLPSPLDSVDDERFARHGVRLLLKRDDLIHPDLVGNKWRKLAPNLAAAEGRTLVTFGGAYSNHLRATAAAGRLLGVATLGFVRGQELAARPLNPSLRQCADDGMRLHFIDRSTYRRKRQPEVLAALLEEAGAGDGYVLPEGGSNARAVRGCAALGEELRGRADVAAVACGTGGTLAGLAAGLDAGQRALGVPILKGGFLGDEIRALQRQAFGEPRGTWWLDERFHFGGYGRTDPELDAFAEDFESRHAGCLPHGLHIERLYVAKMLYGLLALTEEGAFAPGTTVAAVITGTPFPGPALR, encoded by the coding sequence GTGACACCACCCGGTCCACGGCTGCCCTCGCCGCTCGACTCCGTCGACGACGAGCGCTTCGCGCGCCACGGCGTCCGGCTCCTGCTCAAGCGGGACGACCTGATCCACCCCGACCTGGTCGGCAACAAGTGGCGGAAGCTGGCGCCGAACCTGGCGGCGGCCGAGGGCCGGACCCTCGTCACGTTCGGCGGCGCGTACTCGAACCATCTGCGCGCCACCGCGGCGGCCGGCCGGCTCCTGGGCGTGGCCACACTCGGGTTCGTCCGCGGCCAGGAGCTGGCCGCCAGGCCGCTCAACCCGTCCCTGCGGCAGTGCGCGGACGACGGCATGCGGCTGCATTTCATTGACAGGTCGACATACCGCCGCAAGAGACAGCCCGAGGTGCTGGCCGCCCTCCTTGAGGAGGCCGGCGCCGGGGACGGCTACGTCCTCCCCGAGGGCGGCAGCAACGCCCGCGCCGTACGGGGCTGCGCGGCGCTGGGCGAGGAGCTGCGGGGCCGCGCCGACGTGGCGGCGGTCGCCTGCGGCACCGGCGGCACCCTGGCCGGGCTGGCGGCGGGCCTCGACGCGGGGCAGCGGGCGCTGGGAGTGCCGATACTCAAGGGCGGCTTCCTCGGCGACGAGATACGCGCCCTGCAACGGCAGGCCTTCGGCGAGCCCCGCGGCACGTGGTGGCTCGACGAGCGCTTCCACTTCGGGGGCTACGGTCGCACCGATCCGGAACTCGACGCGTTCGCCGAGGACTTCGAGTCCCGGCACGCGGGGTGCCTCCCGCACGGGCTGCACATAGAGCGTCTCTATGTCGCCAAGATGCTCTATGGGCTTCTCGCCCTCACCGAGGAGGGGGCCTTCGCACCCGGCACCACCGTCGCCGCGGTGATCACCGGCACGCCGTTTCCCGGCCCGGCCCTGCGGTAG
- a CDS encoding transposase family protein, which yields MVTYVATLDVPRHVVDHLSRLLAAHRRRLGTPRGSRALGPFRQAVLVLRWFREQACVHCLARDAGVSQATGYRYLHEGIDALAAQAPDLHDVLNRCRREGMTHVILDGTLIESDRLAGVRDNGNDLWFSQKHKAFGGNVQFLSSPNGTPLWVSDVEPGSTPDITAARIHVLPVLYKAAADGLPTLADKGYIGAGIGIHIPVRRPQGRSEQALHTDTRTTNTLIRDLRALGERAAAELKERWRALKKVSLSPSRIGDIARAALVLNGILK from the coding sequence TTGGTCACCTATGTTGCCACGCTCGATGTTCCGCGCCATGTCGTGGATCACCTTTCACGACTGCTGGCCGCCCACCGGCGACGGTTGGGCACTCCGCGGGGGTCGCGGGCGCTGGGTCCGTTCCGTCAGGCCGTGCTGGTGCTGCGCTGGTTCCGCGAGCAGGCGTGCGTGCACTGTCTGGCCCGCGACGCCGGGGTCTCCCAGGCCACCGGCTACCGCTACCTCCACGAAGGCATCGACGCGCTGGCCGCCCAAGCCCCCGACTTGCACGACGTCCTGAACCGCTGCCGGCGGGAAGGAATGACGCACGTGATTTTGGACGGCACACTCATCGAGTCCGACCGTCTCGCCGGCGTCCGCGACAACGGCAACGACCTGTGGTTCAGCCAGAAGCACAAGGCGTTCGGCGGCAACGTGCAGTTCCTGTCCTCCCCGAACGGCACCCCGCTGTGGGTCTCCGATGTCGAGCCCGGCTCCACCCCCGACATCACAGCGGCCCGTATCCACGTCCTGCCCGTTCTGTACAAGGCCGCCGCCGACGGTTTGCCGACTCTTGCCGACAAGGGTTACATCGGCGCCGGAATCGGCATCCACATCCCGGTGCGCCGCCCCCAGGGTAGATCTGAGCAAGCCCTCCACACCGATACCCGAACCACGAACACCCTGATCAGAGATCTGCGCGCCCTCGGCGAACGCGCAGCCGCCGAACTCAAGGAACGCTGGCGCGCGCTCAAGAAGGTCTCGCTCAGTCCCAGCCGGATCGGCGACATCGCCCGTGCCGCACTCGTCCTCAACGGAATCTTGAAATGA
- a CDS encoding family 2B encapsulin nanocompartment shell protein, with product MSVGEETRTQEPAPQQSLGTSAARNLATTTKTAPQMQEISSRWLLRTLPWVNVQGGAYRVNRRLTYAVGDGRITFVKTGDQVQVVPAELGELPALRSFADEEVLGELARRCRQREVPAGGVLASFGNPADTVLLLAHGKIEKVGPGPYGSDAVLGVLADGAYLGEHALTDPDAIWEYTARAVTACTVLELPRTDLEQLAERSPSLAAHLEQARTTPPHAANAYGEREIELSAGHAGEPALPTTFVDYEAAPREYELSVAQTVLRVHTRVADLYNQPMNQTEQQLRLTVEALKERQEHELINNREFGLLNNCEYDQRVQPHDGAPGPDDLDELLSRRRDSKLFLAHPRAIAAFGRECSRRGLVPETIDVGGTRIPAWRGVPLFPCDKIPISDAQTTSIICMRTGECEQGVVGLHATGLADEVEPSLSVRFMGIDEQAIISYLVTTYYSAAVLVPDALGVLENVEIGRWQ from the coding sequence ATGTCGGTAGGCGAGGAAACCCGCACGCAGGAGCCCGCGCCGCAACAGAGCCTCGGCACCTCTGCTGCGCGGAATCTGGCCACCACCACCAAGACGGCACCCCAGATGCAGGAGATCAGCTCACGCTGGCTGCTGCGCACGCTGCCGTGGGTGAACGTGCAGGGCGGGGCGTACCGCGTGAACCGCCGGCTCACCTATGCGGTGGGCGACGGCCGGATCACCTTCGTGAAGACGGGTGACCAGGTCCAGGTCGTCCCGGCCGAGCTCGGCGAACTGCCCGCGCTGCGGAGCTTCGCGGACGAGGAGGTGCTCGGCGAGCTGGCCCGCCGCTGCCGGCAGCGCGAGGTGCCCGCGGGCGGGGTGCTGGCCTCCTTCGGCAACCCCGCCGACACGGTCCTGCTGCTCGCGCACGGCAAGATCGAGAAGGTCGGCCCCGGGCCCTACGGATCGGACGCCGTCCTCGGTGTCCTCGCCGACGGCGCCTACCTCGGCGAGCACGCCCTGACCGACCCGGACGCCATCTGGGAGTACACGGCCCGCGCGGTCACGGCCTGCACGGTCCTGGAGCTGCCCCGCACCGACCTGGAACAACTGGCCGAGCGCTCGCCCTCCCTCGCGGCCCACCTGGAGCAGGCCCGCACCACGCCCCCGCACGCGGCCAACGCCTACGGCGAGCGCGAGATCGAGCTCTCGGCGGGCCACGCCGGAGAGCCGGCCCTGCCCACCACCTTCGTCGACTATGAGGCGGCCCCCCGCGAGTACGAGCTGAGTGTCGCCCAGACCGTGCTGCGCGTCCACACGCGCGTGGCCGACCTCTACAACCAGCCGATGAACCAGACCGAGCAGCAGCTGCGGCTGACCGTCGAGGCACTCAAGGAGCGCCAGGAGCACGAACTCATCAACAACAGGGAGTTCGGCCTGCTCAACAACTGCGAGTACGACCAGCGCGTCCAGCCGCACGACGGCGCCCCGGGCCCCGACGACCTCGACGAGCTCCTCAGCCGCCGGCGCGACTCGAAGCTCTTCCTGGCCCATCCCCGCGCCATCGCCGCCTTCGGCCGCGAGTGCAGCAGGCGCGGCCTCGTGCCCGAGACGATCGACGTGGGCGGCACCCGCATCCCCGCCTGGCGCGGCGTCCCGCTCTTCCCCTGCGACAAGATCCCGATCAGCGACGCGCAGACCACCTCCATCATCTGCATGCGCACCGGCGAGTGCGAGCAGGGCGTCGTCGGCCTGCACGCGACGGGTCTGGCGGACGAGGTCGAGCCGAGCCTGTCCGTGCGCTTCATGGGCATCGACGAGCAGGCGATCATCTCCTACCTGGTGACGACGTACTACTCGGCCGCCGTCCTCGTCCCGGACGCCCTCGGTGTCCTGGAGAACGTCGAGATCGGCCGCTGGCAGTGA
- a CDS encoding polyprenyl synthetase family protein, whose protein sequence is MKARTPGAVPPPLRAGAPAGTQDTPATGKDHRARDGHDGREAVHDGLQDAHDGQDAEELLAAAREAVDPELHRAIGSLPPAMRRIALHHFGWESVPLAAPDGSRAGRPPRRPGPAGEAAPPGGPRHMPRVSPLGMAPPAGAPGRVAGAPAASSPAGKAIRPALVFAAVRALDGPTEVAARAAAAVELVHNFTLLHDDVMDRDTTRRHRPTAWTVFGVPDAILAGDAIQALAYRLLAEDPHPAAPTAAARLAACVIELCEGQQADTALERRGPEGITLDESLSMAEAKTGALIGCACALGALYAGAGPQEVSALDAFGRQAGLAFQLIDDVIGIWGDPRRTGKPAGADLIARKKSLPVVAALTSGTPAAVELADLYAAPATHATVDLERTVQAVERAGGRDWAQTHAADRMARAVQHLSRAVPDPAAAGELLALAEFVTRRSA, encoded by the coding sequence GTGAAGGCCCGCACGCCCGGCGCCGTGCCCCCGCCGCTGCGGGCGGGGGCCCCGGCCGGCACCCAGGACACCCCGGCTACCGGGAAGGACCACCGCGCCCGGGACGGCCACGACGGCCGGGAGGCGGTACACGACGGCCTTCAGGACGCGCACGACGGCCAGGACGCCGAGGAGCTGCTGGCGGCGGCCCGCGAGGCCGTCGACCCCGAACTGCACCGGGCCATCGGTTCCCTTCCCCCGGCCATGCGCCGGATCGCGCTCCACCACTTCGGCTGGGAGAGCGTGCCGCTCGCCGCGCCGGACGGGTCCCGGGCCGGCCGGCCTCCGAGGCGCCCCGGCCCCGCGGGCGAGGCGGCTCCGCCCGGCGGGCCCCGGCACATGCCCAGGGTGAGCCCGCTGGGGATGGCGCCGCCCGCGGGCGCGCCGGGCCGGGTGGCAGGCGCCCCGGCGGCGAGCAGCCCCGCAGGCAAGGCCATCAGGCCCGCACTGGTGTTCGCCGCGGTGCGTGCTCTCGACGGGCCCACCGAGGTGGCCGCGCGCGCCGCCGCGGCCGTGGAGCTGGTGCACAACTTCACGCTGCTGCACGACGACGTCATGGACCGCGACACCACCCGCAGGCACCGCCCCACCGCGTGGACGGTCTTCGGCGTCCCGGACGCCATCCTCGCGGGCGACGCCATCCAGGCCCTGGCGTACCGGCTGCTCGCGGAGGACCCCCACCCCGCGGCACCGACCGCGGCCGCGCGGCTCGCCGCCTGCGTCATCGAGCTCTGCGAGGGCCAGCAGGCGGACACGGCCCTGGAGCGGCGCGGCCCCGAAGGGATCACTCTCGACGAGAGCCTGAGCATGGCCGAGGCCAAGACGGGCGCCCTCATCGGCTGCGCCTGCGCCCTGGGCGCGCTCTACGCCGGGGCGGGCCCGCAGGAGGTCTCGGCGCTGGACGCGTTCGGGCGGCAGGCCGGGCTCGCCTTCCAGCTGATCGACGACGTGATCGGCATCTGGGGCGACCCCCGGCGCACCGGCAAGCCCGCCGGTGCGGACCTGATAGCCCGTAAGAAGTCCCTCCCCGTGGTCGCGGCCCTCACCTCGGGCACACCGGCCGCCGTCGAACTCGCCGATCTGTACGCCGCCCCCGCCACCCACGCCACCGTGGACCTGGAGCGCACCGTCCAGGCGGTGGAGCGGGCCGGCGGACGGGACTGGGCCCAGACGCACGCCGCCGACCGGATGGCACGTGCCGTGCAGCACCTCTCCCGGGCGGTCCCCGACCCTGCGGCGGCGGGCGAACTGCTGGCCCTCGCCGAGTTCGTCACCCGCCGCAGCGCCTGA
- a CDS encoding DUF952 domain-containing protein → MTELLHITERSLWEAAREHGTYEMSTRGRTLSEQGFIHCSLRHQLPPVARALYGDPPDRDDLVVLVIDADRLTAPVRHEAVEPGGEEFPHIYGPLPVDAVVGVEDWPSGTS, encoded by the coding sequence ATGACCGAGTTGCTGCACATCACCGAGCGGTCGCTGTGGGAGGCCGCCCGCGAGCATGGCACCTACGAAATGTCCACGCGGGGCCGGACCCTGAGCGAGCAGGGATTCATCCACTGTTCGCTGCGGCACCAACTGCCGCCCGTGGCCAGGGCCCTGTACGGCGACCCGCCGGACCGCGACGACCTGGTCGTCCTCGTCATCGACGCCGACCGCCTCACCGCCCCCGTGCGCCATGAGGCCGTGGAGCCGGGCGGCGAGGAGTTCCCGCACATCTACGGGCCGCTGCCGGTGGACGCCGTGGTGGGGGTGGAGGACTGGCCGTCGGGAACGAGCTGA
- the sodN gene encoding superoxide dismutase, Ni, which yields MLSRLFAPKVRVSAHCDLPCGVYDPAQARIEAESVKAIQEKMAANDDPHFQARATVIKEQRAELAKHHVSVLWSDYFKPPHFEKYPELHQLVNDTLKSLSTAKGSKDPATGQKALDYIAQIDKIFWETKKA from the coding sequence ATGCTCTCCCGCCTGTTTGCGCCCAAGGTCAGGGTCAGCGCCCACTGTGACCTGCCCTGCGGCGTCTACGACCCGGCCCAGGCCCGCATCGAGGCGGAGTCGGTGAAGGCCATCCAGGAGAAGATGGCCGCCAACGACGACCCGCACTTCCAGGCTCGTGCCACGGTCATCAAGGAGCAGCGCGCCGAACTGGCCAAGCACCACGTCTCGGTGCTCTGGAGCGACTACTTCAAGCCGCCGCACTTCGAGAAGTACCCGGAGCTCCACCAGCTCGTCAACGACACCCTGAAGTCCCTCTCCACCGCCAAGGGCTCCAAGGACCCGGCGACGGGTCAGAAGGCGCTGGACTACATCGCCCAGATCGACAAGATCTTCTGGGAGACCAAGAAGGCCTGA
- the sodX gene encoding nickel-type superoxide dismutase maturation protease: MPEAAEGREVRALFGLAEVEGPSMVPTLYQGDQVLIRYGARVRPGHVVILRHPLQQNLLIVKRAVQRRRGGWWVLADNPGAGADSTVYGVVPDELIMGRVLGRYRPRARDRGQRPLAGTVGWLLSAVRPVLSARPARLASWRLRAR, from the coding sequence ATGCCGGAGGCAGCGGAGGGACGGGAGGTCCGGGCGCTGTTCGGGCTCGCCGAGGTGGAGGGGCCTTCCATGGTGCCGACCCTGTACCAGGGGGACCAGGTGCTCATCCGGTACGGCGCTCGGGTGAGACCCGGCCACGTCGTGATACTGCGCCACCCTCTTCAGCAGAACCTGCTGATCGTCAAGCGCGCGGTGCAGCGCCGCCGGGGCGGCTGGTGGGTGCTCGCGGACAATCCGGGGGCGGGCGCCGACAGCACCGTCTACGGCGTGGTCCCCGACGAGCTGATCATGGGCCGGGTGCTCGGGCGTTACCGGCCGCGTGCCAGGGACCGGGGTCAGCGGCCCCTGGCGGGGACCGTCGGCTGGCTGCTCTCCGCGGTACGCCCGGTGCTCTCCGCGCGGCCGGCGCGGCTCGCCTCCTGGCGCTTGCGTGCGCGGTAG
- a CDS encoding ABATE domain-containing protein, with protein MELAYYSDYAVRLVNSEEPGRGKDTLTSVNAVRALFGENQSAARRATDADVTRFRSVRARLRAVFEAADGGDATLAVDLLNSLLMEFPVSPQISGHDFLDEEGHPRWHMHLADHPSNATAGYAAIAAMGLAFHLTEHGADRLGICEAAPCRNAYLDTSTNRSRRYCSDRCATRANVAAYRARKRQEASRAGRAESTGRTAESSQPTVPARGR; from the coding sequence GTGGAGCTGGCCTATTACTCGGACTACGCCGTGCGCCTGGTCAACAGCGAGGAGCCGGGTCGCGGCAAGGACACGCTGACCTCGGTCAACGCCGTGCGGGCGCTGTTCGGCGAGAACCAGTCGGCGGCGCGCCGGGCCACCGATGCCGACGTGACGCGTTTCCGCTCGGTGCGCGCCCGGCTGCGCGCGGTCTTCGAGGCGGCGGACGGCGGGGACGCCACGCTCGCCGTCGACCTGCTCAACTCGCTGCTGATGGAGTTCCCGGTCAGCCCGCAGATCTCCGGGCACGACTTCCTCGACGAGGAGGGTCACCCGCGCTGGCACATGCACCTGGCCGACCATCCGTCCAACGCGACCGCCGGCTATGCCGCCATCGCCGCGATGGGGCTCGCCTTCCACCTCACCGAGCACGGCGCGGACCGCCTCGGCATCTGCGAGGCCGCGCCCTGCCGCAACGCGTATCTCGACACCTCCACCAACCGGTCGAGGCGGTACTGCTCCGACCGTTGCGCGACCCGCGCGAACGTCGCGGCCTACCGCGCACGCAAGCGCCAGGAGGCGAGCCGCGCCGGCCGCGCGGAGAGCACCGGGCGTACCGCGGAGAGCAGCCAGCCGACGGTCCCCGCCAGGGGCCGCTGA
- a CDS encoding class I SAM-dependent methyltransferase: MTDTSTQPDWHAWQESWDRQQEWYMPDREERFRVMLDMVEALVGPAPRVLDLACGTGSITARLLSRFPAATSVGVDLDPALLAIAEGTFAGDERVRFVTADLTDPGWPDRLPDTSYDAVLTATALHWMHSGPLAELYGRLAGLVREGGVFMNADHMPDPATPRINAAERARRHAVMDRAKERGALDWADWWGLASEDPVLAGPTARRFEIFGEHAEGETMPLEWHVRVLRESGFAEARGVWRSPSDAVVLALR, encoded by the coding sequence ATGACGGACACGTCGACCCAGCCCGACTGGCATGCCTGGCAGGAGAGCTGGGACAGGCAGCAGGAGTGGTACATGCCGGACCGCGAGGAGCGGTTCCGGGTGATGCTCGACATGGTGGAGGCGCTCGTCGGACCGGCGCCCCGGGTGCTCGACCTGGCGTGCGGCACGGGCAGCATCACCGCCCGGCTGCTGAGCAGGTTCCCCGCGGCGACCAGCGTCGGCGTCGACCTCGACCCCGCGCTGCTCGCCATCGCCGAGGGTACGTTCGCGGGTGACGAGCGGGTCCGTTTCGTCACCGCCGACCTCACCGACCCCGGCTGGCCCGACCGGCTCCCGGACACCTCTTACGACGCCGTGCTCACCGCCACCGCCCTGCACTGGATGCACAGCGGTCCGCTCGCCGAGCTCTACGGCCGGCTGGCCGGCCTGGTCCGGGAGGGTGGCGTCTTCATGAACGCGGACCACATGCCCGATCCCGCGACGCCCAGGATCAACGCCGCCGAGCGGGCCCGCAGGCACGCCGTCATGGACCGTGCGAAGGAGCGCGGGGCGCTCGACTGGGCCGACTGGTGGGGGCTGGCTTCCGAGGATCCCGTGCTGGCCGGGCCGACCGCGCGGCGGTTCGAGATATTCGGTGAGCATGCGGAGGGGGAGACCATGCCTCTGGAGTGGCATGTGCGTGTTCTGCGGGAGAGTGGGTTTGCTGAGGCGCGGGGGGTTTGGAGGTCGCCCTCCGATGCGGTGGTTCTCGCGTTGCGGTGA
- a CDS encoding amino acid ABC transporter ATP-binding protein: MVKAEGVHKSFGSLQVLKGIDLEVAAGEVFCLIGPSGSGKSTFLRCINHLEKINAGRLYVDGDLVGYRQQGDRLHELRDHEVARKRRDIGMVFQRFNLFPHMTAVENVMEAPVQVKGMNKAAARERAGQLLERVGLADKAASYPSQLSGGQQQRVAIARALAMDPKLMLFDEPTSALDPELVGDVLDVMRDLAESGMTMIVVTHEMGFAREVGDSLVFMDGGVVVESGHPRDVLTNPRHERTQSFLSKVL, translated from the coding sequence ATGGTCAAGGCCGAGGGCGTGCACAAGTCGTTCGGCAGCCTCCAGGTGCTCAAGGGCATCGACCTGGAGGTCGCGGCCGGCGAGGTGTTCTGCCTGATCGGCCCCTCGGGCTCGGGCAAGTCGACGTTCCTGCGCTGCATCAACCACCTGGAGAAGATCAACGCCGGGCGGCTGTACGTCGACGGGGACCTGGTCGGCTACCGGCAGCAGGGCGACCGGCTCCACGAGCTGCGGGACCACGAGGTGGCCCGCAAGCGCCGGGACATCGGCATGGTCTTCCAGCGCTTCAACCTGTTCCCGCACATGACCGCCGTCGAGAACGTCATGGAGGCGCCGGTCCAGGTCAAGGGCATGAACAAGGCGGCGGCACGGGAGCGTGCCGGGCAGCTGCTGGAGCGGGTGGGGCTCGCCGACAAGGCGGCCAGCTACCCCTCCCAGCTCTCCGGCGGCCAGCAGCAGCGGGTGGCGATCGCCCGGGCGCTGGCCATGGACCCCAAGCTGATGCTGTTCGACGAGCCGACCTCGGCACTCGACCCGGAGCTGGTCGGCGACGTGCTCGACGTGATGCGGGACCTCGCCGAGAGCGGCATGACGATGATCGTCGTCACCCACGAGATGGGCTTCGCACGCGAGGTCGGCGACTCGCTGGTGTTCATGGACGGCGGCGTGGTCGTCGAGTCGGGCCACCCCCGCGACGTCCTGACCAATCCCCGACACGAGCGGACCCAGTCGTTCCTGTCAAAGGTCCTCTAG
- a CDS encoding amino acid ABC transporter permease, with product MAGRPPAGEPEPAAPASAVGPQVIRAIPVRHYGRYVAAVVAIAVLVAIVYAFAQGKINWGAVPDYFFDHRILKGAGQTLLLTLLSMLIGVVGGIVLAIMRLSRNPVTSSIAWFYIWFFRGTPVLVQLFVWFNLGLVFEYINLMPLYKDYWSNFMTPFLTALLGLGLNEAAYMAEICRAGLLSVDEGQTEASHALGMSHGKTLRRIVIPQAMRVIVPPTGNEVINMLKTTSLVSAVQYYELLRYAQDIGQTSGAPVEMLFLAAAWYLVMTSILSIGQYYIERYYARGSSRSLPDTPWQRIRANMLSLGRPKGALG from the coding sequence GTGGCCGGGCGGCCCCCGGCCGGAGAGCCGGAGCCGGCGGCGCCCGCGTCGGCGGTGGGCCCGCAGGTCATCAGGGCCATCCCGGTTCGCCACTACGGACGCTACGTCGCGGCGGTCGTCGCCATCGCGGTCCTCGTGGCGATCGTCTACGCGTTCGCCCAGGGGAAGATCAACTGGGGTGCGGTGCCCGACTACTTCTTCGACCACCGCATCCTCAAGGGCGCCGGGCAGACGCTTCTGCTGACCCTGCTGTCCATGCTGATCGGTGTCGTCGGCGGCATCGTCCTCGCGATCATGCGGCTGTCGCGCAACCCGGTGACGTCGTCCATAGCGTGGTTCTACATCTGGTTCTTCCGCGGCACACCGGTCCTGGTCCAGCTCTTCGTCTGGTTCAACCTCGGCCTGGTCTTCGAGTACATCAACCTGATGCCGCTCTACAAGGACTACTGGTCGAACTTCATGACGCCGTTCCTGACGGCGCTGCTGGGCCTCGGCCTCAACGAGGCCGCGTACATGGCCGAGATCTGCCGCGCGGGCCTGCTCTCCGTGGACGAGGGCCAGACGGAGGCCTCGCACGCCCTGGGCATGAGCCACGGCAAGACCCTGCGCCGCATCGTGATCCCGCAGGCCATGCGGGTGATCGTGCCGCCCACGGGCAACGAGGTCATCAACATGCTCAAGACGACCTCGCTGGTCTCCGCCGTGCAGTACTACGAACTGCTGAGGTACGCGCAGGACATCGGCCAGACCTCCGGCGCCCCGGTGGAGATGCTCTTCCTCGCCGCCGCCTGGTACCTGGTGATGACCTCGATCCTCAGCATCGGCCAGTACTACATCGAGCGCTACTACGCCCGCGGCTCCAGCCGCAGCCTGCCGGACACCCCCTGGCAGCGGATCCGCGCCAACATGCTGTCACTCGGCCGGCCGAAGGGGGCCCTGGGATGA
- a CDS encoding ABC transporter substrate-binding protein has protein sequence MTASPMPRTSATDGRTSVMPLVRRRSRTAAVGALVVAGALLVAGCGDQTKDKDTGASSTGGGKSASSAPLASKLPQDIRDKGIIKVGSDIAYAPVEFKDDKGNTAGIDPDIAAALGDVLGVKFEFENGTFDTLITGLRSKRYDIAMSAMTDTKDRQNGIDADTGKKVGEGVDFVDYFNAGVSIYTPKGKTEGIKTWDDLCGKKITVERGTISDDLAKAQSKECPAGKKITIEAFDNDQQAQTRLRSGGADAGSSDYPVAAYTVQTSGGGKDFEMVGDQVQAAPYGIAVGKSNPQLRDAIKAAMDQIIKDGTYGKIIARWKVTDGAVKQATVNGGK, from the coding sequence ATGACCGCCAGCCCCATGCCCCGTACGTCCGCCACAGACGGCAGGACGTCCGTCATGCCCCTGGTTCGCAGGAGGTCCCGGACAGCCGCGGTCGGTGCGCTCGTGGTCGCCGGCGCCCTGCTGGTCGCCGGCTGCGGTGACCAGACCAAGGACAAGGACACGGGCGCATCCTCCACCGGCGGGGGCAAGAGCGCGTCGAGCGCACCGCTGGCGTCCAAGCTGCCTCAGGACATTCGCGACAAAGGCATCATCAAGGTGGGTTCCGACATCGCCTACGCGCCCGTCGAGTTCAAGGACGACAAGGGCAACACGGCCGGTATCGACCCTGACATCGCGGCCGCGCTCGGTGACGTCCTCGGCGTGAAGTTCGAGTTCGAGAACGGCACGTTCGACACCCTGATCACCGGCCTGCGGTCCAAGCGGTACGACATCGCCATGTCGGCGATGACGGACACCAAGGACCGCCAGAACGGCATCGACGCCGACACGGGCAAGAAGGTCGGCGAGGGCGTCGACTTCGTCGACTACTTCAACGCCGGCGTCTCGATCTACACCCCCAAGGGCAAGACCGAGGGCATCAAGACCTGGGACGACCTGTGCGGCAAGAAGATCACCGTGGAGCGCGGCACGATCTCCGACGACCTCGCCAAGGCGCAGTCGAAGGAGTGCCCGGCCGGCAAGAAGATCACCATCGAGGCCTTCGACAACGACCAGCAGGCCCAGACCCGGCTGCGCTCCGGAGGCGCGGACGCCGGCTCCTCCGACTACCCGGTGGCGGCCTACACGGTCCAGACCTCCGGTGGCGGCAAGGACTTCGAAATGGTCGGCGACCAGGTGCAGGCGGCCCCCTACGGTATCGCCGTGGGCAAGTCGAACCCCCAGCTCAGGGACGCCATCAAGGCCGCGATGGACCAGATCATCAAGGACGGCACCTACGGCAAGATCATCGCCCGGTGGAAGGTGACGGACGGCGCCGTCAAGCAGGCCACCGTCAACGGCGGCAAGTGA